The genomic window GTACGCCAACTTCTCCCCCATCACCTCCACGGTGAAGACTTCGCCTTCGCGAATGTGGGTGAGGTTGTCGAACATGGTCAGCGTCGCCAAGCCAGTGTGCCCTGTCAGCACCGAGTGCGTACCGGCGCCACCGACGGGTAGCGCCGTGCCGTACAGGTGCCCGACGCCATGGGATAGGACGCTCGAGTCGGTGCCGTGGTAGACGGGCAAATCGATCCCGACCGACGGCGCCCGCAGGCGCGCCATGTTGTCGAAGGCGTCGAGGTGCCCAAGGTACTCGCGGTACTCCTCCGAGTTTTTGTCCGGCCCCGTAGTCCACGGGTCCGGGGCTCCGAACTCCGGCAGCCGGGAGTTATAGTCCCGAGCCGCAGCCAGCGCGGCATCCCGCTCAGCAGGGTCGAGCTGCGCCACGTTGCGCGAATATTCTTCCGCAATCCGGTTTTGCTCGACGTTTTTGTAGTGCGTCAGCACGACCGGAGTGAGAAAGATGAGGGCGGCGATTACGAGGTAGACGACGGAGCGGTAGCGTTTCCACCACCCACGACGGAGCGCCCGCGTGACCATCACAGGCTGCGCGCGGTCATCGCCTGCTTGCATTTCGACTCCTCACATTCGCGAACGCACCCTTGGCAGATAAGCCTTCTCCTGTCGGATTGATCCCTTCGTCTTATGCCGTTGCGCGGGAATCCTTGTAGCTGGTGTACAGGCCACGGGCCAAGAAGGCCACGCCAACCAGGAAGGCGATCAGGATGCCCCAGGCACCGGTAGCCGGCAGCTGGCCGATGATGGAATCACGCTGGTTCTCCACGGAGACGGACAGCGCGCGGTTATCGATGTCCACGTTGACCGGCTGCGGCTGCGGGTTACGGACGAAGCCCTCTGGGGCCTTGGTCTCCAGCACGCAGTAGGTGTTGCTCACAGTGCCGGTCGCACCGGTGGAGGTGGACTGCAGCGGGATCGCGTAGCCGTTCGCCGTTGCGTCAGAGGCGTCATCGGCCCCACCGCCGGCGGTAGTCAGCTCAGTAACGGTATTACCACCGGTTTGCTCGGAAGAAACCTCGACGGCGTCACCGAGCAGCTGGTAGCTTCCGTCATCCTGCGCAGAGCACTGGTAGAGCTCGAAGGTTGCGCCGTTCAGCGAACCTTCCGAAGCCGGCGAGGTCTTCGTAATGGTCAGGTCGCCGAAGACGGTGTTGGTCGGGGTATCACCGTCGTCGGTGGTACTGTCCTGGCCGTTCGGAAGCTCCACGGTCGCGGAGTTGTTGATGACCCCGCCTTCTGGAATGGACTTAACAACCGCTGGGAAGTTGACGCTGACCTGCAAATCCGATTTGGACTGGCGGGCCTCCTGCAGCTTTGCGCGGCCCTCGGGGGTGAAGTTGACGCGGACTTCCTGTCCGTTCACCGAGATTTCGTAGTCGGTGCCGCCGGCCAGATCGACATCGCCGTTGTTACTGACTGTCACGTCGCCGACCGCCGGGGCGTCCAGGTTCTCAACCAGGTTATCCACGATGTTGAAGCGGTTTAGATTCCCTGCCGGAACCGGAGCGTTGATGGTGTATTCCAGGGCCTTGCCGATGGTGACGCCGTCATCCTTGACCTGCTTGTTTGGGGTCACGTCCTGGTTCTTCGGCTGAACGGTGCGGGTGTATTCCCATTCGCCGTTGTTGTCATACGGAAGGGTGACGAAGAACGGGGCCGCCACGGTGTAGTTCTGGAACTGGACCTCGGTGACGCGGTAAACGCCCACGGACAGGCCGTTGGCGGCCGTGGTCAGGTTAATAACACCCTGAGCGTTGGTGGTGAAGACGCCGTCTTCACCACCGTTAACCGCGGTCACGTCCAGGTTCTCATCTTCAGGGTTGAGGTCGCCAACCTCTGCCCAGCCGGCCGGGTCCGTCAGATCGATGCCGTTAACGCGCTCGACGCGGAACTTTGCCCCCGGGAGCGGGGTGGAGGTGTCGCCCGGATCGCCTAGGAACTTCTCAATGTTCAGCGCCACGTCCTGGCTAGCGTCAATGACGCTGGCGGCGGCGTTTGCATCGGCGTTCGGGGCCAGAGTGGCTTCAGCGCCAGTCTCCTGGTCAGTCTCCTGGGCCAGGGCGAAGTTCGCGCCTGCACCGATAAAACCAGTGGTCAGGGTCAGGGTAGTCGCAGCCACTGCGGCGGCAATCTTCTTGGAAGCGGTCATGTTTTACAGGCCTCTCAGCTTAAGAAATATGTCCCCTTAGACCCTTCACCACGAGTGGTGATCGGCAGGCCTCGGGAGTATGCACAACACAGGAGATCTTAAGCCACCCACTAATTAAACACAAGTCCTACAGCCCCCAGAAGTCCCCCTCACCTTACTTAGGCTTTTAAGTAATCTTGATTGCGCACATTTCCATATGCTGCACAGATAGAACTATCAGTCAAAGTAGTCCATCGCAGCTCAAATATACACAATAGCGGTTGCGGAGCCACTCCGCTCATGCTACAGAGTGACATAAATGTCGCAATCCTCACGCTACGCTATAGAAACTCCGAGCGTTCCTTCAGCTTTTCGATACAGCCGGCCCCACACAGCACGTTTTATATTCATACTCTCCTTGCCCCAGCACAGCCCCTTCGCCCGACTGAAGCTGGTAGACACTCTGGGTATAGAAAAACCCGCCACCCACGCTAGCCGCGTGGAATGACGGGTGTGAAACCTAGTAGGTACTAGGCGGAAGCTTCCGCAGCCGAGGCAGCTACCTCGGCCGGGGCAATGTTGACGATGCGACGCCCGCGCTTGACACCGAACTCGACGGAGCCGGCCTCGAGCGCGAACAGGGTGTCGTCGCCGCCACGGCCCACGTTCTCACCCGGGTGGAACTTGGTGCCGCGTTGGCGAACGATGATCTCGCCGGCCTTGACCTGCTGACCGCCGAAGCGCTTAACGCCGAGGTACTTCGGGTTGGAGTCACGACCGTTAGAAGTGCTGGATGCACCCTTCTTGTGTGCCATTGTGGTTTCCCTCCTTCAAGGGGTGTCTAGTGCAAGCCTCGCAGCTTACTTGATACCGGTAATCTTCAGAACAGTAAGCGGCTGGCGGTGGCCCATGCGCTTCTTGTAACCAGTCTTGTTCTTGTACTTCATGATGTTGATCTTCGGGCCCTTGGCCTGATCAACGATCTCAGCGTCGACCTTGACCTTAGCCAGGTCATCGGCCTTCGACTTGACGTTTGCGCCATCGACGAGCAGAACCGGGGTGAGAGCCACGGCAGAGCCTGGCTCACCCTCGATCTTCTCGACCTTGACGAGGTCACCTTCGGCAACCTTGTACTGCTTTCCGCCGGTCTTGACGATCGCGTACATAGAGGGTTACCCCTTATCTAAACTCGGCTCAGGGGCAGGCGAGGCCCAGCCCCTGAATGGACAATTACTTTTGCGCTTGAGTCCAGTGCCGGCGCGACACGTAAGTCATGAGACTTCTGGCGCGGCTCAACTGGACTTAAACGGCGACTTGGAAATCCTACCCCGACGGGACTGGAAAAGACAAACCGCGTCTTTCCTGCACCCGCCGGTCACACCAATTTCTGCCTATTTCCTGCTTCGGCGCGTCGCCCGGCGGCGGCCCCGGGTGGACTGCTTCCGGGTTTCTGCACCACCGCCGGCTTTGTGTCCATCGGTGTCACGCCGCGGCTGGTTTGCACGGGCAAGACCGGACTCCGCCTGCTCCGGCTGGGCGGCCTTCGTCGAGCGTCGCACTGCCCGCCGGCGGCGCCCGCGGACCACGGTTTTGGTGTTGTCCTCGGCCTGCACCGCAGAACCAGCCCGCGAGACCTGGGCCGGGGCCTGCTCCTGTGCCGGAGCGGACTGCCCGCCGCGAGGGTTGCCGCGCCCACCGCGCTGTCCGCCGCTGCGGCGAGTAGCCCGGCGACGGCCACGCTTGCCGCGCGCCGGCTGGTCCGGGGAAGAATCGCCGGCATCGTCAGCAGCGTCCTCCGCCTGGGCCTGCACGCTGGCCGCAGGCTGCGCGGAACCACTGCCCTGGCGCGGGAAATCCTCCCGGCGCGGACGGTGATCGGAACGCGAGTTCCCGCGGGTCTTGCGCTTGCGACGCGGCGAGGACTCGAATTCCTCGACCGCCTCGTCGTAGGAGGTGGCGCCACCAGCTTGTTCCGGCTGGGCGTCCTCGTCCGGCACGTAGTCCTTGAACTCGGCGACATCGTCTCTGTCGGCGGCGTTGTCGGCCGCGGCGAAAGCGATCTTCTCAATATCGCTGACCGAGTCCTGGGACTGATCATCGCGGGGCTGGTCGTCGCGGGAGCGGTTCGAGCGACCTCCCCGGCTGCCGCGGCGACGGCGGCGACGCGAGGAGCCCTTGCGGTCCTCGGAATCGCGGTCGCGGCGGTCGTTGCGCTCGTCGTGATCTTCGCCGTCGTGGGCGGCGCTGTCGTCCTTGACCACGCTGGCCACCAGCTGGTCGATCTCCTTGGTGCCGTCGCGGGACTCGGACTTGGAGCCCTGCTTTTCGTCGGAGCGCTGGTCGCGCCCCTGGCCCGAGTCCGCGTGGTTGTGGTTGCGGCGGTCGTGGTGCCCGTGGCTGGAGTGATCGTCGGTGTGCTCGACCGGGTCGTCGTGAGTGATGATGCCGCGGCCCTGGCAGTGCTCGCACTCGGTGGAGAAGGTCTCCAGCAGTCCTGCCCCCAGGCGCTTGCGGGTCATCTGCACCAGGCCCAGCGAGGTGACCTCGGAGACCTGGTGGCGGGTGCGGTCGCGGCCCAGGGCCTCCTTGAGGCGACGCAGGACCAACTCCTGGTTTTCGGGCAGCACCATGTCGATGAAGTCGACGACGATCATGCCGCCCAGATCGCGCAGGCGCATCTGCCGCACGATCTCTTCTGCGGCCTCAAGGTTGTTGCGGGTCACGGTCTCCTCAAGGTCACCGCCGGAGCCGGTGAACTTGCCGGTGTTGACGTCGATGACGGTCATGGCCTCCGTACGGTCGATGACCAGCGTGCCGCCCGAAGGCAGCCACACCTTGCGGGCCAGGGCCTTCTGCAGCTGCTCGTCGATCCGATAGACCTCGAAGGCGTCCTGGCCGCCGTGCTTTTTCCGATCGAAACGCTCCACCCGGTCTGCCAGGTCCGGGGCGACCGACTGGATATAGGCGTTGACCGTGTTGAAGGCTTTCTTGCCGTCCACGACCAGGTGCTTGAAGTCGCCGTTGAACAGGTCGCGGACGACCTTGACCAACATGTCCGGCTCCTCGTAGAGGGTCACCGGCTTCGCGCCCTTGGACCTCTTTTCCTTCTCCGCGCGCTCCTGGATGTCCTCCCAGACCCCGTGCAGGCGGCCAACGTCCGTGGCGATGGCCTCCTCGGAGACGTTCTCCGCGGCGGTGCGGATGATCGTGCCACCCTCGCCCGGCACGACGCGCTGCAGGATCTCCTTAAGGCGCTTGCGCTCCGGGGCGGGCAGCTTGCGGGAAATACCGGCGCTGCGGCCGTTCGGCACGTAGACCAGGAAGCGGCCAGCCAGGGAGATCTGCGTGGTCAGGCGCGCACCCTTGTGCCCGATCGGGTCCTTGGATACCTGGACCAGGATCTGGTCGCCGGACTTTAAGGCCTGCTCGATCTTGCGGGAGCGGCCTTTGAGCCCCATGGCGCGCCAGTTCAGCTCGCCGGCGTAGAGCACGCCGTTGCGGCTCTCGCCGAAGTCGACGAAGGCGGCTTCCATCGACGGCAGCACGTTCTGGACCCGACCCAGGTAGATATTGCCGATGAGCGAGGCCTGCGAGTCCGAGGTCACGAAGTGCTCGACTAGGAGATCGTCTTCCAGGACGCCTACTTGGGTGACGGAACCGGCGTGGTCGACGCGCTGGCGCTCGCGCACCACCATCGTGCGCTCAACGGATTCCCGGCGCGCCAGGAACTCCGCCTGGGAAACGATGTGCTTGCGCTCCCGGCCCTTCTCGCGCATCTCCGCCCGGCGGCGCTTCTGCGCCTCGATGCGGGTCGAGCCCTTGATGCCGCGCGGGGCCTCGATTCGCTCCGGCTCGTCGTCATCGCCGCCCGCATCATCCGGCTCGGCCTGTCGGGCCGGCTTGGCGGCATTCGCCTGTGGGGCGATGAAGACCGGCGCGTAATCCGCGGCATTATCCTTGGCCGCTGCCTGGTGCGGCGGCGTCAGGGCCGCGACCAGATCCTCCAGGTCCTCGTCGCGCTCGAGATCAGCGTGCTCGTCCTCGGCCTGTGCAGTGTCAGTCTGGTCAGCCTGGTCAGCCTGCGTGCTGCCGATGCCGTCCTGGTCACCGTGGCCGGCTGCTGCCTCGGCGTCGTCGGCGCCGTCGGACGCCTCGGTCGTGGCGAGGTTCTGCAGCTCGGACTCGACCTTGTCGGCGATCTGGTTGAACTCGTTTTCCACGTTCTTGCGCACGCGGTCGCGCAGTTTTTCCTCGGCGGCTGTAGCCACGGCATCGGCCGAGTCCTCATGCTTGGGCTCGTCGCCTGCCGGGACCTCGGCATCCGAGGCCTGCTCGCGCGGCTCCTCGTCCTGCTGCTGCGGCTTGGCCGGGGCGGCGGCGCGCACGGCCTGCTTCTTGGTGGACTTGCGGGTTGCGCGCTTGCGGGTCTTCTTGGGCTTGTCCGCGCTCTTGTCCGCGGCGTTATCCTCGGCCTGCTCCTCAGCCGGGGCGCCCTTTTCCGGCTTGGCCTCCTCGGACTTGCCCTCCTCGGCCTTAGCCTTCTCGGAGTTAGTGGCGGCCCGCTTGCCCTTGGTCGTGGCCTTCCGCTTGTTCTTAGTGGACTTGGTGGACTTGGTGGCCTTCTTCTTGGCCTGGGGCGCGTCCTGGGCCTCGGGCTCCGGGTCGGTTGTGGCCGCGGAGGGGGCATCGCCAGCCGGGGCCTGCGAGCCGGCGGCTTGGATGCGGTCGAGCATCTGCTCGGCCTCCGCCTTGCTCAGGCCGGACTGCGGGGCTTTCTTGATGCCCTGCTGGGCGAACTGTTCCACCAGGGCCTTGGAGGAAATCCCCAGCATCTTAGCGAGGGCGTAGAGCCGCGTCTTCTCCTTCAGCTGGCTCCTACCGATTCGCTCGGCCAACGCGGCGGCCGCCGATAAATCCGTATTCTGTTCGTTTTTAGTCTTTGCAGCCACGGGCTACTCCTGACGTCTAGTGGCGCGAGGGCAAGCTCGCCGCGGGGCCGCGCAAGTCATCCAAGCTGCAGGCAAGCACACCGCGGGGCTTTCTACCCTGAAAGCGCCGAAAGTTTAAGTGTTAAAGATTGAGTATTTAGTTATGCACAACTGCAAGCCCGGCACACAGGCTCTAGCTCCTATTGTGGCACACTTGGGCACCCGCTTCTTCCCACACCTGCCCGAGCGCGCGGAAATTCGCGCTATGTTAGCTTAAGACCATGTCCGACGGCGAACTCGTGCCCACCTCACCGGCAGCAGCAATCCGGCACTACCGGCGGCGCAACGAGTTCAACCCGCGCGAGCTGCTTGCCTTCACCACCACGGCGAGCTTCGGCGTGGGCTTTTTCTTCCTAGACCATACGGCCTTCTACGTCCTTGGCGCGCTGTGCCTGGTGGCGGCGGTGGCCAGCGGGGTCAAGATCGCCCGCCACTACCAGAAGGCCGTGGCCGTCTCGCAAACGGAATTCCGGGACGGCGACTACCCCGCCGCCGCCTACTTCGCCCCGCTCATTCCCATCGTCGCGCCCCTGCTGGCCCTGCCGGCACAGGCGCTCGGCTGGGATTTTTCGGTCCCGCCGGCGGTGGCCACGCTGTCCACGGCGGCGTTTTACAGCGTGGGACTGTTTCTTTCCGGCACCGTGCACTTCCGGCGCTCCTACAGCATTGGCCGCCGGCGCATCCAGCGGATGGACTTCGAGCTGACCGAGCTGACCGCCACCACGCAACGCCTGGCCGAGGAGAATACCGATATCCTCGCCGCGCTCATCGCCGTCGGCGCCGTCGACGGCAACGAGGTGAGCTTGAAGGGACTTCACAGGATTCTGGACCCCGCGCTGGCCGCGGACGAGGAAGCGCTGCGCGAGCGCCTGCAGGAGCTAGACAGCGCCAAGCTGGTTAAGCTCCGCGTGCCCATCTGGCAGGGAGAATCCGCCCGCTGGGATATGAGCATTACTCCCCTGGGCGTGCACGCGCTGAGCGAGTCGCAGCGGCGCTAAATCCAGCCCCCGCAGTGTGCCCGCGTAGTAATGCTTTGAATGTACGAAACCCCCGCGCGGTGGCCGGAATACCGAGGCACCGCTGGCGGGGGCAGTAAAGAGGTTGCGTCTTAGAGGTTCGGGAACCAGATGGAGATCTCGCGCTCAGCGGACTCCGGGGAATCGGAGCCGTGAACGACGTTCTCACCGACGGTCAGGGCGAAGTCACCGCGGATGGTGCCCGGGGTGGCCTTCTCGACCGGGTGGGTGCCGCCGGCCAGCTGACGCCAGGCAGCAATGGCGCTTTCGCCCTCGACGATGCCTGCGACCAGCGGAGCGGAGGTGATGAAGTCCACGAGCTCGCCGAAGAACGGCTTGTCCTTGTGCTCAGCGTAGTGCTTTTCTGCGGTTTCGCGGTCTGCGGTGCGCAGATCCATTTCCACCAGCTTGAGGCCCTTGCGCTCAATGCGGGAGATGATTTCGCCTACGTGGCCGTTCTTGACGCCGTCCGGCTTGATGAGAATAAGAGTACGTTCAGTCATACCGGCCATCGTACCGAATACCGAGCGATCCTTCGCACTGGAGCCGCCAAAAATCGGCCACGACCGCGGTACGCGGTCGCGCTAGCGGCCGGTGGTCAGCTGGCTGACCATGGCTTCGGCCTCGTCGTGGCCGACGTGGCGGTACCACAGCCGGACCTGCTTGACCGCGGTGCCGTACTTGCCGGCGGAGACGAGCTCGCGGATTTCTTCTTCGCGCTCCGGGGAGAAATCTGCCTGGCGCAGGGGGCGATCCTTGCCTGGGCGATCCTGGTCCCCGCGGAACAAGGCCAGCGCCAGGAAGGCGGCCGCCACGATAAGCCCCACCGCGATGACCGCGCCCGGCCAGTTGAAAGCGCGCGCGAGGATGACCACCACGCAGGCCAGCGCGGCCAGCAGCGAATACACGTAGCGCACGGCGGCCTCCCTAGCTCTTCTGATCCAGGTGTTGGGTGGTCAGCAGGCCGCGCTCCATGCGCGCGATGAGGTTGGAGCGCAGGTAAGCCGCCAGCAGCCAGACCAGCCCGAAGACCACCATGATGGCCACGATCGACCAGTGGATAAACAAGCCGGCAATAATGCCGAGCACCTGCACGGCCAGGATGACGTTCAGCGACCACCGGCGGCTGGCGAAGGCCAGCATGACCAGGTGGAAGACCATCAACGCCACGACGATGGCGATGTTGACCCCGGTCCACAGCTCACCGCTGTAGAGCATGCGCAGCATCGGCAGCGCCAGCACCAGGGTGAGCGCCTCCAGGGTCAGGGTGCTGGAGATGACCATCCCGTTAAAGCCCTTGATTGGGTCCTTGACGGGTTTGTGCCCCATGCCCAGAGGCCCGACGTCCTTGGGGGTATCCGTCATGCCGGCTCCTTTCCAAACATCGCGCGTGCCTCACCGGCGGTGACCACCGATCCGGTGATGACAATACCGGAACCGGACTGGATTTCCGCATCCTCGGCCAGCTCGACGGCCTGGGCGTATGCCGACTGCAGGTCGGGCTCGACATAGACGCGCTCCTCGCCGAATATGTCGCGGGCCAGCTCCGCCAGCTCGTAGGCGTCCAGCGCCCGCGGGGAGCTGTTCTGGCTGATGACAATCTCGGTCAGCACGTCCTCCAGCGCGGTAAGTATCCCGGTAGCGTCCTTGTCGCCTAGGATGGCGACCACGCCGACCAAGCGGGCGAAGTCGAAGTCCCGGCCCAGGGCCTGAGCCAGGGCGCGGGCGCCGTGCGGGTTGTGCGCGGCGTCGATGAACGTGGTCGGCGACTGCCGCATGCGCTCCAGGCGGCCCGGAGAAATGGTCTGGGCGAAGCCGTTGCGCACGCTCGCCGCGTCCAGCGGGTGCCCGGCCGAGGCCCCGAAGAAGGCCTCCACGGCGGCCAGGGCGACCGCGGCGTTGCGGGCCTGGTGCTCACCGGCCAGGGGCAAGAAGACGTCCTCGTACAGGCCGCCCAGGCCCTGGATGCGTAGCTGCTGGCCGCCCACGGCGATGGTGGATTCCAGCGCGGCGAACTCGCTGCCGGCGCGCGCCACGCCCGCGTCCACGGCCACGGCCTGCTGCAGCAGGACCTCCATGGCTTCCGGCTCCTGCTCCGCCAGGATGGCGATGTTCTCGGCCGGGGTGATGGGGTCGTCGGCGTCTGGGCGGGCCTTAATAATGCCGGCCTTCTCCCCCGCAATTTCGGCGAGGGTATCGCCCAAGTAATCGGTGTGGTCCATGCCCACCGGGCAGACGACCGCGACCTCGGAGTTGACCACGTTGGTCGCGTCCCAACGCCCGCCCATGCCGACCTCGATGACGGCGACGTCGACCGGGGCATCGGCAAAGGCGGCATAAGCGATGGCCACCAGGACCTCGAACTTGGACATGGCAGGGCCGCCGACCGCCAGCGACTCAGCGTCCACCATCTCCACGTAAGGCCGGATCTCGCGCCAGATGCGCACGTAGTCGCGCGGGTGGATGGGCTTGCCGTCGATGCCAATGCGTTCGGTCACCCGCTGCAGGTGCGGGCTGGTGAACAGGCCGACCCGGCGGTGGAAGGCCCGCAGCAGCGAGTCGATCATCCGCGACGTCGAGGACTTGCCGTTGGTGCCGGCCACGTGGATGGCCTGGAAGGCCCGCTCCGGGTGGCCGAGCAGGTCCATGAGCTTTTCGATGCGCTCCAGCGAGGGCTCGATCTTCGTCTCCGGCCACCGAGCGTTGAGTTCCTCTTCGACCTCGGCGAGCTCGCGCAGTTCCTCGGCGCTGACGGTCTCCGGCGCAGGTGCGGAATAGTCCTCCGCCCCGCCCAGGTTGAGCGTGAGCCCCGACTCGGTGATTTCGACCGGCGAGCCCTCGGTGCCCTCCTTGAGGGCGTCGACGATCTCGTATTCGGTCTCCTGCTCCTTCTCGCGGTCCTGCTCGCGGCCGTTGCCGCCGTTTCCGGTACGGTCAGTCACTACTTGAGCGCCTCCAAACGCGCGCTGATGCGGTCGACTTCCTCCTGCGCCACGGTCTGGCGGGTGCGGATCTTTTCCACGACCTCTTCCGGGGCCTTAGCTAGGAAGTTGTCGTTGCCGAGCTTCTTGGTGGTCTGTTCCAGTTCCTTGTTGGCCTTGGCCAGGTCCTTTTCCAGGCGCTTGCGCTCGGCCGCGACGTCGACGGCCCCGGAGGTGTCCAGGGTGACTTCGACTGTGGCCTGCGACAGGCGGACCTCGATGGAGGCGGACTCGGTAAAGTCCTCGCCCGGCTCGGTGGTCTTGGCCAGGTTGCGCACCAGTGCCTCCTGGTCGGACAGGTCCGCGGCGGCGAAGTCCAGCCGGCCCGGCACCTTCTGGGAGGGCTTAACCCCCTGGTCGGAGCGGAAGCGGCGCAGCTCGGTGATGAGCTTTTCAGCGTCCTGGATGCGGCGGGCGGCGACCTCGTCGGTCGCGGCGCCGCCGTTGGTGTCCTCCGCGGTCGGCCAGTCAGCCACAACCAGGGACTCGCCGCCGGTCAGGGCCTTCCAAAGGACCTCGGTGACGAATGGCATGGTCGGGTGCAGCAGGCGCAGCACGACGTCGAGGACGCGGCCGAGCAAGATCTGGGTAGTGCGGGCGCGCTGCTTTTCGGCCTCGTCGGCCGGCTCGCGCGCGATCTGGGTCTTGGCGATCTCGACGTACCAGTCGCACAGCTCGTCCCAGGCGAAGTGGTAGAGCAGCTCGTTGGCCTTGGCGAACTGGAAGTCGTCCAGGTAGGCGTCGACGCGGGCGCGGATCTGCTCGGCGCGGTCCAGGATCCAGCGATCAGCGTCGGTCAGCGCCTCGCGCTCCGGAAGCTCCGCCACGCCGGCGCCGTTGAGCAGGGCGAACTTGGTGGCGTTAAAGAGCTTGGTGGCGAAGTTACGCGCCGAGGCCGCCGCGTCCGGGCCCAGCGGCAGGTCGACGCCCGGGTTGGCGCCGCGGCCCAGGGCGAAGCGCAGCGCGTCCGCGCCGTAGTCGCGGACCCAGTCCATCGGGTCGATGCCGTTGCCCAGGGACTTGGACATCTTGCGGCCCTGCTCGTCGCGCACCAGGCCGTGCAGGTAGAGATCCGCAAACGGCACCTGCGGGCGCCCGTCGCTGCCCTGCCCCAGCAGTTCCGGGGTCTGGGTGGCGGCGAAGGTACCGAACATCATCATGCGGGCGACCCAGAAGAACAGGATGTCGTAGGCGGTGACCAGCACGTTGGTCGGGTAGAACTTCTCCAGGTCCGGGGTCTTTTCCGGCCAGCCCAGGGTGGAAAACGGCCACAGCGCGGAGCTGAACCAGGTATCCAGGACGTCTGGGTCCTGCTCGTAGCCGGCCGGGGCCTCCTCGTCCGGGCCCACGCAGACCACGTCGCGGTTGCCGTCGGTGTCCTCCGGCCCGTACCAGATCGGGATCCGGTGGCCCCACCACAGCTGGCGGGAGATGCACCAGTCGTGCATGTCGTCGACCCAGTCGAAGTAGCGCGGCTCAAGCGAGGCCGGGTGGATGGTGGTATCGCCTTGGCGGACCGCCTCGCTGGAGTACTTGGCCATCTCCTTGACATTGACGAACCACTGCTTGGACAAGCGCGGCTCGATGGCCTCGCCGGAGCGTTCCGAGTGGCCCACCGAGTGGACGTAGGGGCGGATTTCCTTGACGATTCGCCCCTGCTCGGCCAGCGCCTCGCGGATGGCGACGCGGGCGTCCTCGCGGGTCATGCCGTCGAACTGGGTGCCGGTATCCGCGATGTGGCCGGTCTTGTCCATGATGATGGGCATGTCCAGGCCGTGGCGCTGGCCCATGGCGTAGTCGTTCGGGTCGTGCGCCGGGGTGATCTTGACCGCGCCGGTACCGAATTCCATGTCGACGTAGTCGTCGGCGATGATCTTCAGGCTCAGGTCATCGCGGAACGGGTGCGGGAATTCCTTGCCCACCAGGTCGGCGTAGCGCTCGTCGTCCGGGTGGACGGCGATGGCGACGTCACCCAGCATGGTCTCCACACGAGTGGTGGCCACGACCAGGTGCGGCTCGTTGTCGTCCAGCGAGCCGTAGCGGATGGAGACCAGCTCGCCCTCGACGTCGTCGTAGACGACCTCCATGTCGGACACGGCGGTCTCCAGCACCGGCGACCAGTTGACCAGGCGGTAGTCCTGGTAGATCAGGCCGGCGTC from Corynebacterium confusum includes these protein-coding regions:
- a CDS encoding DUF4233 domain-containing protein, yielding MTDTPKDVGPLGMGHKPVKDPIKGFNGMVISSTLTLEALTLVLALPMLRMLYSGELWTGVNIAIVVALMVFHLVMLAFASRRWSLNVILAVQVLGIIAGLFIHWSIVAIMVVFGLVWLLAAYLRSNLIARMERGLLTTQHLDQKS
- a CDS encoding valine--tRNA ligase — encoded protein: MTERKNEELVGTNRADALPKSWEPQELETALYEGWVDAGYFTPDAHSDKPAYSIVLPPPNVTGQLHMGHALDHTLIDSIIRRKRMQGYATLWLPGADHAGIATQTKVEAALKESEGKTRWDYDRDEFIGKVWEWKEKYGGTIQSQMRAIGDSVDWSRERFTLDDGLSKAVQTIFKMLYDAGLIYQDYRLVNWSPVLETAVSDMEVVYDDVEGELVSIRYGSLDDNEPHLVVATTRVETMLGDVAIAVHPDDERYADLVGKEFPHPFRDDLSLKIIADDYVDMEFGTGAVKITPAHDPNDYAMGQRHGLDMPIIMDKTGHIADTGTQFDGMTREDARVAIREALAEQGRIVKEIRPYVHSVGHSERSGEAIEPRLSKQWFVNVKEMAKYSSEAVRQGDTTIHPASLEPRYFDWVDDMHDWCISRQLWWGHRIPIWYGPEDTDGNRDVVCVGPDEEAPAGYEQDPDVLDTWFSSALWPFSTLGWPEKTPDLEKFYPTNVLVTAYDILFFWVARMMMFGTFAATQTPELLGQGSDGRPQVPFADLYLHGLVRDEQGRKMSKSLGNGIDPMDWVRDYGADALRFALGRGANPGVDLPLGPDAAASARNFATKLFNATKFALLNGAGVAELPEREALTDADRWILDRAEQIRARVDAYLDDFQFAKANELLYHFAWDELCDWYVEIAKTQIAREPADEAEKQRARTTQILLGRVLDVVLRLLHPTMPFVTEVLWKALTGGESLVVADWPTAEDTNGGAATDEVAARRIQDAEKLITELRRFRSDQGVKPSQKVPGRLDFAAADLSDQEALVRNLAKTTEPGEDFTESASIEVRLSQATVEVTLDTSGAVDVAAERKRLEKDLAKANKELEQTTKKLGNDNFLAKAPEEVVEKIRTRQTVAQEEVDRISARLEALK
- the folC gene encoding bifunctional tetrahydrofolate synthase/dihydrofolate synthase, which encodes MVDALKEGTEGSPVEITESGLTLNLGGAEDYSAPAPETVSAEELRELAEVEEELNARWPETKIEPSLERIEKLMDLLGHPERAFQAIHVAGTNGKSSTSRMIDSLLRAFHRRVGLFTSPHLQRVTERIGIDGKPIHPRDYVRIWREIRPYVEMVDAESLAVGGPAMSKFEVLVAIAYAAFADAPVDVAVIEVGMGGRWDATNVVNSEVAVVCPVGMDHTDYLGDTLAEIAGEKAGIIKARPDADDPITPAENIAILAEQEPEAMEVLLQQAVAVDAGVARAGSEFAALESTIAVGGQQLRIQGLGGLYEDVFLPLAGEHQARNAAVALAAVEAFFGASAGHPLDAASVRNGFAQTISPGRLERMRQSPTTFIDAAHNPHGARALAQALGRDFDFARLVGVVAILGDKDATGILTALEDVLTEIVISQNSSPRALDAYELAELARDIFGEERVYVEPDLQSAYAQAVELAEDAEIQSGSGIVITGSVVTAGEARAMFGKEPA